caatgtgaaaaagatgtacatcaaattgtgcacttgcaaagaatagcaaatcaaataccatatGCATTTgaagacacaaaaggggtaactaaatcatatatacatgaatGCCCCtactcgaattgaaattccaaagaaacaaattgaagacactCATGATGTCATAAAACGATTGAAGCGTGGAAGACCAATCGGTTCCAAAGATAAAAATCatcgaaaaagaaaaaacatagagaaacacgatgatcacaaaatagagaatgatattccgacagaaatacatgatgatgaaaatgttctgttagaaccacaaactgatgagaatcgtgaaatatctatcaattttattaatacaggaaaaatatggaacagaaaagatataaaagaaattgatgaaatACTTTCTTACAATATAACATTTGAtatcataaatgacaatgaagatcatgaaccaaaatcttttggtgaatgtaaaaatcgacaggaCTGGAATAAATGGAAAGACGTCATCCATGTTGAATTGGATTCACTAAATAAACATAAGATTTTTGGACCTATAATCCTTACACATGAAGGTGTAAACCTGTTGGGTataaatgggtttttattcgaaaaagaaatgagaaaaatgaaatagtaggaTATAAAGATCGACTTTTTGCACAAGGTTTTTTTTCAAAGACCTGGAATTAATTATGAAGAAACATATTCTCCTgttatggatgcaattacgtttcgatatttgattagtttgacagtatctgaaaatttagaaatgcgtcttatggatgttgtcacAGCTTATTTATACGGCTCATtcgatagtaatatatatatatgaacatctccgaaggatttaagatgcctgaagcacaaagttcaaaacccaaagAATGTTGCTATGTGAAAttgcaaagatcattatatgggttaaggCAATCCagtcgaatgtggtataatcggctaagtgaacacttaaagaaaaatggatatgtaaacaattcaataagcccttgcgttttcattaagaaaacatcatctggatgcgtaattattactgtatatattgatgatttaaacattatTGTAACgaataaagaaattcaagaagttgtgtcgtacttgaaggaagaatttgaaatgaaagaccttggaaaaacaaaatattttatgggtttacaaattgaacaaaaagaatgtagaatatttgttcatcagtcaaattatacaaaaaaatgtccttaaacgttttaataatgataatcaaatcctttaactactacaatggttgttagatcattaaacataaaAAAGGATAAATTTCGttcatgtgaagatgatgaagttattcttggtccagaagtacaaTATCTTAGTGTTATTGGTGTCCTTatttatcttacaaattgtataagacctgatatatcttttgctgtaaagttattggcaagatttagctcatatccaacaaagagacactggaacgcaattaaacatatattccgttatctacaaGGAACGACAAACTTaagacttttgtattcaaaagatatcgatcaaagtataattggttatgctgatgatgggtacttatctgatccacacaaggcaagTTCTCAAAcaggatatgtatttactcgtggaggcactgcaatttcttggcattcactgaaacaaacactcgtagccatttcatcaaatcacgccgatattattgcactacatgaagcaagtcgtgaatatgtgtggctaaaatcaaggttctaaaaagcgcGAAGCGCCCCGAAGCGCGAACGTCGAGCTTCAAGCTTTTCAGGCTTAAGCGAGATTACTACGAGCTCAAGCGTAAAAAAGCGTTTTTGATTTTTAGCATAGTTGTAATTATCttaaaccaataaatagataaaaataaatactgcataaatatgataaataagtataatatataatgcattaattttcatatttatagaaGCATAAGAATCTCAAAATTGCAATAGTTAGTTGTTTTTTCAACTAGACCACATCAAAAAATGCTAAATATATGTCAAATCATTGTCAGATTctaattcttcttcttcttcgtttACTTCATCTTCGGTACCATCCGATATATCATCGAAGTCCCCTTGAACATTTGCATTGATATCACTTGTAGGTTGTAAAGTGTCCATCTCCATCTCATCTTCATCatcacaattttcaaccatCCAAAATTTAGCTTTATTAATATCACTTTCTTGTAAAGTCTCAAATTTATgttttctctttttcttgttCATCAATCTTGCATTGAATTGGACATACACTAGATTATTCATCCTTGTAGTATCTAGtctatttctttttttagtGTGTATCTAcattaaaaacaaaagaaaaaattagaGTAAGCTACAAATTATCATATTGCCACAAAAGTAAAGTATAATGAAGTAAATATTTACCCCTTCAAAGACACTCCAATTCATTTCACAACCCGATGAACTAGTAGTTAAACCAAGGATCTTTTTTGCCATCACTTTCAAATTTGGCACCTCATTGCCATAGAAGTCCCACCAACTAACTAtcaaaagtttaaaaaagaGACAGAAATATCATGATATGTGTCAACAATAGTATATAAACatgaaaggaaataaaataatgtttacatacctggattgtaattttgataattgTTTAGGCATCCGCTTAATGctaatttttttccaaatgcTCCTTCTTTTTGTGTGTATTTTTGCAACTCAACATTTATCACATGATTTTGCATTTGAACATCTGGAAAGAACTTTTCAACAGTAGTGatcatattatttgttatcaaatgATCATCTTTGATGCTTTGATTCTTGAAGAAATAATATGGATTCAGAAGATAAGTTGTCGTATGAATTGGACTATCAAGACGACCCTTACTTTTTGCATCAATAATGTCTAAAATCGGCCCATAATCACTTTCTTTCTTCAACGTTTTTTGAATTTCATCTTTTGCATTCAATAACTCTCCATACACAAAACCCATAGAAGGTTTCTCCTTTCCATCAGCAAGTCTAAGAACTTTTACCAATGGAGTGAATACTTGCAAGCACAAATCTATCGAGTTCCAAAAATCATGGGGGACAATAGCATCAAATGCCTCTTTTCCTTTTTTGCTCCTAGACCATTTAGTGCTATCCCATTCATTGCTAGTCATCATATTTCTCAACTCTTGTTTCTTATCAAGCAAACTTTGCAAGGTTAAGAAAGATGTCGCAAATCTAGTTACACCCGGCCTAACTATCTCTCTTTTTGTAAACTTTCTCATCAATGCCAAGGTCTTGTGATGAGCATAAATGAAAATACAAAAAGATTTTGCCTTCTTGATCACTCCATTGAACATTTGAAGTTTAGAAATTCCTTCAAGCATAAGATTTATGGTATGAGCTGAGCATGATGTCCAAAATATGTTGGATCTTTCTAATACTAACAGATTCGCTGCAGCCATGTTGTTTGAGGCATTGTCGGTCACAATTTGCACCACATTTTTAGACCCAACCCGATCAATACATGCAGTAACATATTCAAAT
This sequence is a window from Primulina huaijiensis isolate GDHJ02 chromosome 13, ASM1229523v2, whole genome shotgun sequence. Protein-coding genes within it:
- the LOC140991074 gene encoding uncharacterized protein, with product MSLNRCEDEDDEISIIEIGSKKRSTDMGPIDQFAKPINVDDASMSANKKMRQQNITDAIAKKRLLQVHQYLARWVYEAGILFHAIDNDSFKKFVEALGQYGPGYILPSKYQLREPLLKGEVEKTKETLKKQEEEWENNGCSIMIDGWSDRKRRSIINFCVNCKLGTAFISSMEASNEAHTAKYIFEYVTACIDRVGSKNVVQIVTDNASNNMAAANLLVLERSNIFWTSCSAHTINLMLEGISKLQMFNGVIKKAKSFCIFIYAHHKTLALMRKFTKREIVRPGVTRFATSFLTLQSLLDKKQELRNMMTSNEWDSTKWSRSKKGKEAFDAIVPHDFWNSIDLCLQVFTPLVKVLRLADGKEKPSMGFVYGELLNAKDEIQKTLKKESDYGPILDIIDAKSKGRLDSPIHTTTYLLNPYYFFKNQSIKDDHLITNNMITTVEKFFPDVQMQNHVINVELQKYTQKEGAFGKKLALSGCLNNYQNYNPVSWWDFYGNEVPNLKVMAKKILGLTTSSSGCEMNWSVFEGIHTKKRNRLDTTRMNNLVYVQFNARLMNKKKRKHKFETLQESDINKAKFWMVENCDDEDEMEMDTLQPTSDINANVQGDFDDISDGTEDEVNEEEEELESDNDLTYI